The genome window AATTATACAGGGAACAAATATGAAGTAACGCATAAATAATTTAAAAGAGCTTTCGACTTGATGGACAGGCTCTAATTATCACTCCCCTTCATAACAAAATATCTCACCCTTTTCGCTGACCATATAAAGTTTGTCTTCTGCAGCAATCAAACCATCATGTGCCGGCAGACAGTCTATTTTATAACGGGCCAGCCGCTCTCCATCTTTTTTTGATACAACCCAGATAAAAGCTCCATTTTTGCCTTTCAGCCATTCAGTCTGCTCCTGCATTTTCTCCTGAAATGCTTTCTCATTGGAGCGACCCCACATCTCTTTTTCATCCACTATATCTTTTGGGCCCGCAAGGAAAAGCTTGTCGCCGGCAAGCACCATTGCACGTGCCATAATATCGGGCCGTAACATCTCCCAGTTATAGTCCAGTGCAGTTAGTTTCTCCTTAGGCATGGCATCCAATTTTTTCCAGTTCACTGTATGGGCTGCAAGTCCGTTGTCGGTATCGTATTTTCCTTCCGGCCAATTATCTCCTTCCAGGCTAGGAATCCCGACTTTTCGTTCAGGTATCTTGTTGGCACTGTATAATTTATACTCATTAATAGAGGTATTGCAAAGCAATTCGGGGAGCAGACCATAAGAATAAGCATTTTCTTCATCGAGACACATAATCCGGCCATATGGAACACGTTTCGGCGGAAGTTGAAATTCAGCCCATCCTTCACCGGCAACCCGGCCATAAAGCCAGTATGTACGATGCTGCCAGGAATCATCAAGGAAAGATGTAGGAGAGAACAGGTGAACCTCTTCTCCGTACTGATTATCCGGTCTCTGAGGACGAACACGCACACGTTTACCATCTTTATTAAAGGTCTGTGACCGCATATAAATATATTTTCCGTCGCTGGAAAGGATGTCAGGCTGGGCTACAGGCATGTGTTTGCCCATAAGAAGATCCTGAAGATTTTTATCGGATCCCGGTACTTTACTGTCCATAACATTTTTTGAGATCATCTCTCCTGTTTGGGGATTCAGAACCGCCATTTGCAATCCGCCATCCAGGAACATAGACCGACCTGCGACACAGTATAATTTATCGTCCTCTACCAAGACACTACCGGATATGGGCCAGGCAGATTCCAACTGACCGTATGACATAATTTTCCTGTCATTCGGAGCCACCTGGTAACGCCATACCAGTTGCCCGTCATCGGTGCGAACCGCATACACCGATCCATCGCTGCATCCAAACAGGGCCATGCCATTATATATTGTCGGTGGCGAATCGATTCGTCCGCCGGCAGTAAAATGCCAAAGTTCTTCACCTGAATCAGTATCTAAAGCATACACCGTATGTTCGTCCACCGCGCTTACAAACAGCTTTCCTTTTGCTACAACAGGCTGACTCACTTCTCCATCCAGATCTATCTTCCAGGAATTGCGAATATCGGAGGATAACTGTGTTTGAATGTACCCGCTCCTTCCATTATCGTGGCGATATGCCGGCCAGGACTTCCCCGGATTGTAAGTCTCTGCATTCACCTCACCGTAAGCAGGACCTTTCTGTAACCTTTCAGTCTC of Bacteroidales bacterium contains these proteins:
- a CDS encoding PQQ-binding-like beta-propeller repeat protein, encoding LKAIDKKSGELLWNKKTPITPMTMAANDERVAFFDGVNMVSLDPETGNNLWENEVTEMDQVLTGYSGPRLIMKNGHIVFAPKDQLFTFSTNDGELVWSSEDKPRSGHFSLEDVYVIDDKVWVLGRENWGRYTTYDLKSGEELDVYENPISSFYIHQRCYPGRATEDFLFPPMMGVTGFDMKEGEWEINHWVRGGCIYGMMPANGLIYTPPHACACYYQSKLTGFNALTDKIQPAENITETERLQKGPAYGEVNAETYNPGKSWPAYRHDNGRSGYIQTQLSSDIRNSWKIDLDGEVSQPVVAKGKLFVSAVDEHTVYALDTDSGEELWHFTAGGRIDSPPTIYNGMALFGCSDGSVYAVRTDDGQLVWRYQVAPNDRKIMSYGQLESAWPISGSVLVEDDKLYCVAGRSMFLDGGLQMAVLNPQTGEMISKNVMDSKVPGSDKNLQDLLMGKHMPVAQPDILSSDGKYIYMRSQTFNKDGKRVRVRPQRPDNQYGEEVHLFSPTSFLDDSWQHRTYWLYGRVAGEGWAEFQLPPKRVPYGRIMCLDEENAYSYGLLPELLCNTSINEYKLYSANKIPERKVGIPSLEGDNWPEGKYDTDNGLAAHTVNWKKLDAMPKEKLTALDYNWEMLRPDIMARAMVLAGDKLFLAGPKDIVDEKEMWGRSNEKAFQEKMQEQTEWLKGKNGAFIWVVSKKDGERLARYKIDCLPAHDGLIAAEDKLYMVSEKGEIFCYEGE